One genomic segment of Hymenobacter psoromatis includes these proteins:
- a CDS encoding chemotaxis protein CheB has product MTPTHLIVIGTSAGGMPALTRLVAQLPATLPAAVLVVQHLAPDSTGEPLVARLASHTALPCQLARDQQPLLAGHLYLAPPDRHLLVKAHHLLVTKGPRENNFRPAADALFRSAAVAFDSHVIGVVLTGMLHDGTAGLDFVKRCGGVAVVQDPAEAEYPSMPESALRHVSVDYTVTLDQLGPLLLKLVAAPTHPPTPPDKMEIPPDLQLEAAIAERVVGTTGQVDQLGHQVPLACPGCGGSLWQMNAGSVLRYRCHTGHAYSAEALADISRQNLEESLWVALRMMEERKNLLSSLASHGDGRSATSYQIERIEDMKGHIDRLREFLLNSSAGGGPTEG; this is encoded by the coding sequence GTGACTCCTACCCACCTGATTGTGATTGGTACTTCGGCGGGCGGGATGCCGGCCCTCACGCGCCTGGTGGCGCAGCTGCCAGCCACGCTGCCCGCCGCCGTGCTCGTGGTGCAGCACCTGGCCCCCGACTCCACGGGTGAGCCGCTGGTAGCCCGCCTCGCCAGCCACACGGCCCTACCCTGCCAGCTGGCCCGCGACCAGCAGCCCCTGCTGGCCGGCCACCTCTACCTGGCCCCGCCCGACCGCCACCTGCTGGTGAAGGCCCACCACCTGCTGGTGACCAAGGGCCCGCGCGAAAACAACTTCCGCCCCGCCGCCGACGCCCTCTTCCGCTCGGCCGCCGTGGCCTTCGACTCCCACGTTATCGGGGTGGTGCTCACCGGGATGCTGCACGATGGCACCGCGGGCCTCGATTTCGTGAAGCGCTGCGGCGGCGTGGCCGTGGTGCAGGACCCCGCCGAGGCCGAGTACCCGAGCATGCCCGAAAGCGCCCTGCGCCACGTTAGCGTAGACTACACCGTGACGCTGGACCAGCTGGGGCCGCTGCTGCTAAAGCTGGTAGCCGCGCCCACCCACCCGCCCACCCCGCCCGATAAGATGGAGATTCCGCCCGACCTTCAGCTGGAAGCCGCCATTGCCGAGCGCGTGGTGGGCACCACCGGGCAAGTAGACCAGCTTGGACATCAGGTGCCGCTCGCCTGCCCCGGCTGCGGCGGCTCGCTCTGGCAAATGAATGCCGGCAGCGTGCTGCGCTACCGCTGCCACACCGGCCACGCCTACTCCGCCGAGGCCCTGGCCGACATCTCGCGCCAAAACCTGGAAGAAAGCCTATGGGTGGCCCTGCGCATGATGGAGGAGCGCAAAAACCTGCTCAGCAGCCTCGCCAGCCACGGCGATGGCAGGTCGGCTACTTCCTACCAAATCGAGCGCATCGAGGACATGAAAGGCCACATCGACCGCCTACGCGAGTTTCTGCTCAACAGCAGCGCGGGCGGCGGCCCCACCGAGGGGTAG
- a CDS encoding CheR family methyltransferase, which yields MKTPAQPAAEVAPIAAESVTPEQNRPARPGGRSRNGRPEPADKFPVVALCGSAGALEALERFFSRLPPASGLAFVVVVHRLPDPPDGTQLTQVIQGFTPLPVAEAHDGQRVRPNHVYLIPADHDLSLLHGSLYLLKPTQPAGRRHPIDFFLQTLAKDAGERAVCVIFSGMGSDGTVGLKLVMENFGMVMAQDPETALCDAMPRAALATEFVDFVLRPELLPAQLLDYVRRPLDSRPARDPEAGSASQPAHALQKIFLLIRTQTGHDFSFYKRNTVFRRIERRMNSHQIKEFTHYVRYLQENPAEVEQLFHELLIGVTKFFRDAEAFASLQTHLQALLATKPAESTVRVWAPGCSTGEEAYSLAMTLLECLDEVEPNRHLKLQIFATDISAEGIVRARAGEYADNIVADVSPARLARFFQKTDGGFQIRKEVRDVVVFALHNINKDAPFIKLDLLVCRNLLIYLNAELQKSLLPVFHYALNPSGLLFLGPSENITGYHDLFQPLDVKWKLLRRTATAAGLPHLIKFPFSLGRHAAATPRTIALMSPSAANHRQTNSFAALIQKNLLLAYAPPAVVIDGKGEILFVNGRTGKYLEPAPGLSGMNLFEMAYDGLKFEISGAVLRATQIQGPVVVDNVQVRGEASQQLLRLTVRPLTEPEPLVGLLLVVFEDQPTPRRVRHAKASPGPDGPHRDTVAEALTKELQYTKHRLQVTVEEMESSLEELKSTNEEMQSANEELQSTNEEAMTNKEEMQSLNEELMTLNMQYLAKTEELSQTANDMKNLLDATEIAIIFLDNDLAIKRFTPPVGRIVSLLPADVGRPLAHFTSSLRYEHLLRDVQLVLARLTSVEVNIQTLGGEWFTMRILPYRSLDNYINGVVITFTDITRLKQLEAHSHQAARFSQSMADTVREPLLALDADLRVYSANCAFAEAFQENQAELPGQPLAALAGGAWNQPALLAALHQLLDPTAASEFEDLPFEADFPRLGRRAARLYGRRLLHQGQPTGQVLLGVR from the coding sequence ATGAAAACTCCCGCCCAGCCGGCCGCCGAGGTTGCCCCCATCGCCGCCGAGTCCGTTACGCCCGAGCAAAACCGCCCGGCCCGGCCCGGCGGCCGCAGCCGCAACGGCCGCCCCGAGCCGGCCGACAAGTTTCCGGTAGTGGCCTTGTGCGGCTCGGCGGGGGCGCTGGAGGCGCTGGAGCGGTTTTTCAGCCGCCTACCCCCCGCCAGCGGGCTGGCCTTCGTGGTGGTGGTGCACCGGCTGCCCGACCCGCCCGACGGCACCCAGCTTACGCAGGTGATTCAGGGCTTTACGCCGCTGCCCGTGGCTGAGGCCCACGACGGGCAGCGCGTGCGCCCCAACCACGTTTACCTTATTCCGGCCGACCACGACCTGAGCTTGCTGCACGGCAGCTTGTATTTGCTGAAGCCGACCCAACCCGCCGGCCGCCGCCACCCGATTGACTTTTTTCTGCAAACCCTGGCCAAAGATGCGGGCGAGCGGGCGGTGTGCGTCATCTTCTCGGGCATGGGTAGCGACGGCACCGTGGGCCTGAAGCTAGTGATGGAAAACTTCGGGATGGTGATGGCCCAGGACCCCGAAACGGCCCTCTGCGATGCCATGCCGCGCGCCGCGCTGGCCACCGAGTTCGTGGACTTTGTGCTGCGTCCCGAGCTGCTGCCCGCCCAGCTGCTCGACTACGTGCGGCGGCCCCTCGACAGCCGGCCCGCCCGCGACCCGGAGGCGGGCTCGGCTAGCCAGCCGGCCCACGCGCTCCAGAAGATATTTCTGCTCATTCGGACCCAAACCGGGCACGACTTCAGCTTTTATAAGCGCAACACGGTGTTTCGGCGCATTGAGCGGCGCATGAACTCGCACCAAATCAAGGAGTTCACGCACTACGTGCGCTACTTGCAGGAAAACCCCGCCGAGGTGGAGCAGCTTTTTCACGAGCTGCTGATTGGGGTGACCAAGTTTTTCCGCGACGCGGAAGCCTTTGCCAGCCTCCAAACCCACCTGCAGGCGCTGCTGGCCACCAAGCCCGCCGAGAGCACGGTGCGGGTGTGGGCCCCCGGCTGCTCGACCGGCGAGGAGGCCTACTCGCTGGCCATGACCCTGCTCGAATGCCTGGATGAGGTGGAGCCCAACCGCCACCTCAAGCTCCAGATTTTTGCCACCGACATCTCGGCCGAGGGCATTGTGCGGGCGCGCGCCGGCGAGTACGCCGACAATATCGTGGCCGACGTGAGCCCGGCGCGGCTGGCGCGCTTTTTTCAGAAAACCGACGGCGGCTTCCAGATTCGCAAGGAGGTGCGCGACGTGGTGGTGTTTGCCCTGCACAACATTAATAAGGACGCGCCCTTCATCAAGCTCGACCTGCTGGTGTGCCGCAACCTGCTCATCTACCTCAACGCCGAATTGCAGAAAAGCCTGCTGCCGGTGTTTCACTACGCCCTGAACCCCAGTGGCCTGCTGTTTCTGGGGCCCAGCGAAAACATTACCGGCTACCACGACCTTTTTCAGCCGCTCGATGTGAAGTGGAAGCTGCTGCGGCGCACGGCTACGGCGGCCGGGTTGCCGCACCTCATCAAGTTTCCCTTTTCGCTGGGGCGGCACGCCGCGGCTACCCCCCGCACCATTGCCCTTATGTCGCCTTCGGCCGCCAACCACCGCCAGACCAACTCGTTTGCCGCCCTCATCCAGAAAAACCTGCTGCTCGCCTACGCCCCGCCGGCGGTGGTGATTGACGGCAAGGGCGAAATCCTGTTCGTGAACGGGCGCACCGGCAAGTACCTGGAGCCCGCCCCCGGCCTGAGCGGCATGAACCTGTTTGAGATGGCCTACGACGGGCTGAAGTTTGAAATCAGCGGGGCCGTGCTGCGCGCCACCCAAATCCAGGGGCCGGTGGTGGTAGATAACGTGCAGGTGCGCGGCGAGGCTAGCCAGCAGCTGCTGCGCCTCACGGTGCGGCCCCTCACCGAGCCCGAGCCGCTGGTCGGCCTGCTGCTGGTGGTGTTTGAGGACCAGCCTACCCCCCGCCGGGTGCGCCACGCCAAAGCCAGCCCCGGCCCCGACGGCCCGCACCGCGACACCGTGGCGGAAGCCCTCACCAAGGAGCTGCAGTACACCAAGCACCGCCTCCAAGTCACGGTAGAGGAGATGGAAAGCAGCCTGGAAGAGCTGAAAAGCACCAACGAGGAGATGCAAAGCGCCAACGAGGAGCTGCAAAGCACCAACGAGGAGGCCATGACCAACAAGGAGGAGATGCAGAGCCTCAACGAGGAGCTGATGACCCTCAACATGCAGTACCTGGCCAAGACCGAGGAGCTGAGCCAGACGGCCAACGACATGAAAAACCTGCTCGATGCCACCGAAATCGCCATTATTTTTCTGGATAATGACCTGGCAATAAAGCGCTTTACGCCGCCCGTGGGCCGCATCGTCAGCTTGCTGCCCGCCGATGTGGGCCGGCCGCTGGCGCACTTCACCAGCAGCCTACGCTACGAGCACCTGCTGCGCGACGTGCAGCTGGTGCTGGCCCGCCTCACCAGCGTGGAGGTGAATATCCAGACCCTGGGCGGCGAGTGGTTTACGATGCGCATTCTGCCCTACCGCTCGCTCGATAACTATATCAACGGGGTCGTCATCACTTTCACCGATATCACCCGGCTCAAGCAGCTCGAAGCGCACTCGCACCAGGCCGCCCGCTTCAGCCAGAGCATGGCTGATACCGTGCGCGAACCCCTGCTGGCCCTCGATGCCGACCTGCGGGTGTATTCTGCCAACTGCGCCTTCGCCGAGGCTTTCCAGGAAAACCAGGCCGAGCTGCCGGGCCAGCCCCTGGCGGCCCTGGCCGGCGGGGCCTGGAACCAGCCCGCCCTGCTCGCGGCCCTGCACCAATTGCTGGACCCTACCGCCGCCTCCGAGTTTGAGGACCTGCCCTTCGAGGCCGACTTCCCGCGCCTGGGCCGCCGCGCCGCCCGCCTCTACGGCCGCCGCCTGCTGCACCAGGGCCAGCCCACCGGCCAGGTGCTGCTGGGCGTGCGGTGA
- a CDS encoding PAS domain-containing sensor histidine kinase yields the protein MTPNPQEALRALRQRAERRRLVSESLPPTTAPEVQRLVQELQVHQIELEMQYEELLLAQTDAESSRQQYVELYDFAPVGYCTLSAAGTVQQLNLHTSQLLGQERLRLRGRRLALFVVPAERDRFAEFLARLWAAPGRHQSCELTMRRADETTFFAQLEGVATAESDDETLPPTSYRLVLLDVTARRRAADALAASEVRFRATFEQARDGMVLLDGDCFVDLNAAALRLLGRPDKSQVLGRCLLDFWPDTQPAGRPTADVLAQSLHVAQAQGWCRLELLRHDPAGEACWDELSFNPVLIAGRSLLHAAWRDITARKKGEQQLRESESRLQLALAAADTGVWGWEQDGGQLYQDARAREIFGLAEEPAAAAGPFGQLQAALHPNDQARVAQALNVARHEQAIFDVECRLLGAAGNVRHVAALGRFSYEEPSGQPLRFTGLVRDVTTQYAVKEELGSKNRLLDNILQHLPVVLSRQGLDGRYREQIGQGLHRLGMTDNCMRGQLAAEVLPSLAPHFQRLLAGERQSYVASLEHAGRPVYFQCCGFFDHEKQEAVVFAIDITDSERLKEEATHLRLRQQQEVLSAILTTQEEERRRIAEALHNGVGQLLYATRLHLDALPPSEAVHAGKELLNEAIRATRSISFELTPSILEDFGLAVALQELVSRIPASLAVDLNLRGLDQPLPALLATAVYRIVQELVNNVMKHAQAQEVFVEVSREDHQVYISVEDDGVGFDAGGAAARTGIGLAGIRTRLGLLGGTFSSQSRPGQGTSFLLQLPVPAELAKGD from the coding sequence ATGACCCCCAACCCCCAGGAGGCACTGCGCGCCCTGCGCCAGCGCGCCGAGCGGCGGCGGCTGGTTTCGGAGAGCCTACCCCCCACCACCGCCCCCGAGGTGCAGCGGCTGGTGCAGGAGCTGCAAGTGCACCAGATAGAGCTGGAAATGCAGTATGAAGAGCTGCTGCTGGCCCAGACGGATGCTGAAAGCAGCCGCCAGCAATACGTGGAGCTGTACGACTTCGCGCCCGTGGGCTACTGCACGCTCTCGGCAGCGGGCACGGTGCAGCAGCTCAACCTGCACACCAGCCAGCTGCTGGGCCAGGAGCGCCTGCGCCTGCGCGGGCGGCGGCTGGCGCTGTTTGTGGTGCCCGCCGAGCGCGACCGCTTCGCCGAGTTTCTGGCCCGCCTGTGGGCGGCCCCCGGCCGGCACCAGAGCTGCGAGCTGACCATGCGCCGCGCCGATGAGACGACCTTCTTCGCCCAGCTCGAAGGCGTGGCTACCGCCGAAAGCGACGACGAAACCCTACCCCCCACCAGCTACCGCCTCGTGCTGCTCGACGTGACGGCCCGCCGCCGCGCTGCCGACGCGCTGGCCGCCAGCGAAGTGCGCTTCCGGGCCACCTTCGAGCAGGCCCGCGACGGCATGGTGCTGCTCGATGGCGACTGCTTCGTGGACCTGAACGCGGCCGCGCTGCGCCTGCTGGGCCGCCCCGATAAAAGCCAGGTGCTGGGCCGCTGCCTGCTCGATTTCTGGCCCGATACCCAGCCCGCCGGCCGGCCCACCGCCGACGTGCTGGCCCAGAGCCTGCACGTGGCCCAGGCGCAGGGCTGGTGCCGCCTCGAGTTGCTGCGCCACGACCCGGCCGGCGAAGCTTGCTGGGATGAGCTGTCCTTCAACCCCGTGCTGATAGCGGGCCGCTCTCTGCTGCACGCCGCCTGGCGCGACATCACGGCCCGCAAAAAAGGCGAGCAGCAGCTGCGCGAAAGCGAAAGCCGCCTGCAGCTGGCCCTGGCCGCCGCCGACACCGGCGTGTGGGGCTGGGAGCAGGATGGCGGGCAGCTGTACCAGGATGCGCGGGCGCGCGAAATATTCGGGCTGGCCGAAGAGCCAGCCGCCGCGGCTGGGCCCTTCGGCCAGCTGCAGGCCGCCCTGCACCCCAACGACCAGGCCCGCGTGGCGCAGGCCCTGAATGTGGCGCGGCATGAGCAGGCCATCTTCGACGTAGAATGCCGCCTTTTGGGGGCCGCTGGCAACGTACGCCACGTGGCGGCGCTGGGGCGCTTCAGCTACGAGGAGCCTAGTGGCCAGCCCCTGCGCTTTACGGGGCTGGTGCGCGACGTGACGACCCAGTACGCGGTGAAAGAGGAGCTGGGCTCCAAAAACCGCCTGCTCGACAACATCCTGCAGCACCTGCCCGTGGTGCTGAGCCGCCAGGGCCTCGATGGCCGCTACCGCGAGCAGATAGGCCAGGGCCTGCACCGCCTGGGCATGACCGATAACTGCATGCGCGGCCAGCTGGCCGCGGAGGTGCTGCCGAGCCTGGCCCCGCACTTCCAGCGGCTGCTGGCCGGCGAGCGCCAGAGCTACGTGGCCAGCCTGGAGCACGCGGGCCGGCCGGTGTATTTTCAGTGCTGCGGCTTTTTTGACCACGAAAAGCAGGAGGCCGTGGTCTTCGCCATCGACATCACCGACTCGGAGCGCCTCAAGGAAGAAGCTACCCACCTCAGGCTGCGCCAGCAGCAGGAAGTGCTCTCGGCCATCCTCACCACCCAGGAGGAGGAGCGCCGCCGCATTGCCGAGGCCCTGCACAACGGCGTGGGCCAGCTGCTCTACGCCACCCGCCTGCACCTCGACGCCCTACCCCCCTCCGAGGCCGTGCACGCCGGTAAGGAGCTACTCAACGAGGCCATTCGGGCCACGCGCAGTATTTCCTTTGAGCTGACGCCCAGTATTTTGGAAGACTTTGGCCTAGCCGTGGCCCTGCAAGAGCTGGTGAGCCGCATCCCGGCCAGCCTCGCCGTCGACCTCAACCTGCGGGGCCTCGACCAACCCCTCCCCGCCCTGCTGGCCACGGCTGTGTACCGCATTGTGCAGGAATTAGTAAACAACGTGATGAAGCACGCCCAGGCCCAGGAAGTATTCGTGGAGGTGAGCCGGGAAGACCACCAAGTCTACATCAGCGTGGAAGACGATGGCGTGGGTTTCGACGCCGGCGGGGCAGCTGCGCGCACGGGCATTGGTCTGGCGGGCATTCGCACCCGGCTCGGGCTGCTGGGTGGCACGTTCAGCAGCCAATCGCGGCCGGGCCAGGGCACCAGCTTTTTGCTGCAACTGCCGGTGCCGGCCGAGCTGGCGAAGGGGGATTGA
- a CDS encoding STAS domain-containing protein has protein sequence MSTLSPYLPAPGFVVHAGNYQTTAGLSLRGHCAGAAAAQHLEQAVAEVLGYHQPFVWADCQRLASVSWHGQRAIFDAHQRARLAGTSLHWCGLTPPVLAQLADTGLHLLLSLLPTASYRGPGALLQEAVPKALYTRTFGM, from the coding sequence ATGTCAACACTATCCCCTTACCTGCCTGCCCCCGGTTTCGTGGTGCACGCCGGCAACTACCAGACCACGGCCGGCCTCAGCCTGCGCGGGCACTGCGCCGGGGCCGCCGCCGCCCAGCACCTAGAGCAGGCCGTGGCCGAAGTGCTGGGCTACCACCAGCCGTTCGTGTGGGCCGACTGCCAGCGCCTGGCCTCAGTGAGCTGGCACGGGCAGCGCGCCATTTTTGATGCCCACCAGCGGGCGCGGCTGGCCGGCACCAGCCTGCACTGGTGCGGCCTCACACCCCCGGTGCTGGCCCAGCTGGCCGACACCGGCCTGCACCTGCTGCTGAGCCTGCTGCCCACCGCCAGCTACCGCGGCCCCGGCGCGCTGCTGCAAGAGGCCGTACCGAAGGCGCTGTATACCCGCACGTTTGGGATGTAA
- a CDS encoding VOC family protein: protein MPIQPKTKGLAHVALRTTDFARTKAFYHDLLGFPIAIENADLVGFMVGSVFIGFKQATPTYPGGNIFTPFNVGLDHIAIACDDEAELHRVADALQAAGVENTGIKTDTVQPKQYVAFKDPDRIQWEFYMA, encoded by the coding sequence ATGCCCATTCAACCCAAAACCAAAGGCCTAGCCCACGTAGCCCTGCGCACGACCGATTTTGCCCGCACGAAAGCATTTTACCACGACCTACTGGGGTTTCCGATAGCAATTGAAAATGCTGATTTAGTGGGATTTATGGTTGGCTCCGTGTTTATTGGCTTCAAGCAGGCGACGCCCACCTACCCCGGTGGTAACATCTTCACACCCTTCAACGTGGGCCTCGACCACATCGCCATTGCCTGCGACGACGAGGCCGAGCTGCACCGCGTGGCCGACGCCCTACAAGCCGCCGGGGTCGAGAATACCGGCATCAAAACCGATACCGTGCAGCCCAAGCAGTACGTGGCCTTCAAAGACCCCGACCGCATTCAGTGGGAGTTTTACATGGCCTGA